AGAACCAGTGGTTGATCTTCACCAGCTTTTCCTGGGATGGCTCGTTGAGATCCGGATCGTGCGAGAGGGAATGATGCCCCTCTTCAATGCCCAGCCAGCGCATCCGCGCCTGGCCGACTGAATTGGTAAACTGGATGGAGGCCACGCGGGCCATGTCGTTCGCCAGGGCATTGACCAGCAGGTCGGTCTGGAGTGCGGTCACCCGGGGCATGTCATCATTCTCCGTCCCACAGCCGGGCTCCAGGACCGGTTCCGGATGCGCCAGCTTCTCGTCGCGGGCGGTCTGCAGGTCCACCTCCAGCTCCCGTACCAGGGTCGCATGCTGCTCGATGCGCTGCCGGTCCTCGACCCCCACCCGCGCCGCCACCCGCTTCAGGTCGGCATGCACCGAATCCAACACGCTGGCCAGGCTCTCCCGGTCCTTCATCCGCCCGTACAACTTCTCAAAGACCAGATACGGATCGTCGAGCGGCGCCACCGGCTGGTTCGGTCCGGCATAAACCCATCGGGTCCACGGGTCGGCCCGGTTGGGCACGGCCACCCCGAGCTCCAGGGACCCAAACCGGGTCCGGGTTTCCTCACGCCCCTGCAGGAAATTCTTCAGTTCCTGGTCAATCGAGATGCCGCTCGCCCAGCCGGCAGGTGTGTCCGAGCCGCCCTGGATATTCCCGGGAAACAGCTCGATGCCGGTCAGCAGACAGCTCATGCCTCGCATGTGTCCGTCGCCGTCCCCACGCACCCGGTTGCACAGACCCTGCACAATGAGCGTCCGGTCCCGCCAGGGCTCCAACGGCGCCAGGATCCGTTTGAGTTCGAACCCGGCACCCTCGGTGTCGGGCCAGAAATCCGGGGGCACGATGCCGTTGGGGGAGAAGATGAAGACGATCCGCTGGCGCCCACCCGATGGAGCCGGCGACGCCAGGGCGGACAGTCCGCCAAGAAACGGCAGCGCAGCCGTGGACAAACCAAGCCGGGCAAGAAACTGGCGACGTTGAAGGAAGGTCATGGTGTCGTGTGTTGAGGGTTGGAGGAGGAGGAAGGCATCGCCGCCAGCGTGACCATGGACTCCAGCAGCCTGCGGATGTGGCATCCGGACTCCAGGAAGTCGAGGTCGAGGGAGGACAGCGTGTCCGGCCCATAGGCTGCCGGAGCCTGCTGGACGGTGTGCTGAAAGAGCTGCCGGACAAACCCGCGCCGGGCTTCATCGCTGGCTGCGGCATGGAGTGCCAGGTCCCGGGGGCCGCGCAGGATCAGGCGTTCGCCATCCGTGGTCAGATATTCGGCGACGGCATCCACGGGCTTGGTGTTGTCCACCGTACGAAAGCGTCCGACGGCGTCGAAATGCTCCAGACTGAACCCCAGCGGATTGATGGTTGCATGGCATCCCATGCACGCCGGCTTCGATGTGAGCTCGGTCACCTTCTCACGCATGGTCAGCGACGGATCGAACCGGTCGTCCATGAACTCGATCGCCATCGGCGGTGGCTTGAGGAACCGCCCGAGCACGTTGCGCGTCAG
Above is a window of Verrucomicrobiia bacterium DNA encoding:
- a CDS encoding DUF1552 domain-containing protein yields the protein MTFLQRRQFLARLGLSTAALPFLGGLSALASPAPSGGRQRIVFIFSPNGIVPPDFWPDTEGAGFELKRILAPLEPWRDRTLIVQGLCNRVRGDGDGHMRGMSCLLTGIELFPGNIQGGSDTPAGWASGISIDQELKNFLQGREETRTRFGSLELGVAVPNRADPWTRWVYAGPNQPVAPLDDPYLVFEKLYGRMKDRESLASVLDSVHADLKRVAARVGVEDRQRIEQHATLVRELEVDLQTARDEKLAHPEPVLEPGCGTENDDMPRVTALQTDLLVNALANDMARVASIQFTNSVGQARMRWLGIEEGHHSLSHDPDLNEPSQEKLVKINHWFCEQIAVLARKLEETPEPGGEGSMLDHTTLLWTNELGKGNSHTHENIPFVLVGGGLGFGTGRALKLELTPHNRLWLSLAHAFGHDLKAFGNARLCEAGPLALS